CACTGAGCTCCTGTAAAAACTGCACTGATGGATCTTCTTGTTCTGGATGATCCTGGACAGATCGACTGTAGACAGGACAGCGAGGATGAAAGAGAAGCATCAAACATTACAATGATTGAAGCTGTATCGTATTTATGTTTTTCAAACCTTTTGTGTGAAactgtgctgtttccatggaaacataGTGTTTATTAACTCAAACCAAAGTCCGACTTAAAAACTGGACATGTCCATgtccaaaatataaaatatcaatAATTGAACATTCTTTTTGTGCTTTAGATGTAAATACAATATTctatattcttttatttttgtattctaTTAGAATAATACTAGTCTGATATTTGACTGAACTATTATTTTTGTTAAGCTaacattcttttcttttgacTAGTTTGTTTTGCTAGTATGAGGTTTTAGCTAACTATTTTTcaaatgcacataaaaaatgtttctgttgggccaATAAAAGTTATTTCACTACTCATTTCTGTTTCCTTAAACtatatttgtaaaaatgaaGTTGGTGCTTCAAAATGTAAATTTTGTTCTTCTTCTAAGAAAATCCAGCGCTCTGCTTATTTTGTAACCCCGTGTTTAGTAAGTAATTAACACTGAGACCAACAAACTGTCCGCTCTGTTCCTCACCAACCAGCTTGATTTTCCTATTCCTATATTTTCCTATATGTTTCTCTAGTAGCACACGGCATTCTTAtgatttgttctgctgctgtaacactccagTCCGGCAGATGGCGGTAATGCTCCTTACAAGGTGACTGCCAATCGCCAACACtcttaagaagaagaagaaaaggaaagagggagagggaaagcaaagagcacagcgacagcacacCACGTGAAGAAGTAGTTTGTTCGCtagttgaacagaagtgtaactactgtgagtgttttatcacatctgaatggctgctgctgagtttctgagaggttttatcagcgagcggctaactgctgctgctgctgaaataatgggagtgtttgaacaaactatcgtccagtacgaggaagagatggaccgtcagcgcaaactgctggatctcctcctgaagcctgagatcaagttacacagaataggtatgtaaacatgacaatgtcacggaacaacaacgtctctgtttgaaaagagttcacattcagcacatagtgtttctaacaggaggacactgacttcatgacttgaagctaagctgggtgaagacgctcgcacattaccactgtgtacgtcatcagtTGTTGAGCTGAGCATGATCGATGTAGCCCAAGTTGATAAtcgttttcatttattgcgttcaaacgtgacctgaacaacaacaatatgagtttttgttcacaacaaaaagtttagcgtcaacagaggtttttggtgtccgcgcatctgcctgatcaaaatactgcagcactaaacaggatgctctcaacagcccctctgtagaaggtgcacaggatggagggaggggctctggctcttttaagcttgcggaggaagtagaggtgctgctgggccttcttggtcagggatgcagtgttgttagtccaggagaggtcctcagtgatgtgcacacccaggaacttggtgctgctcacctgctccacagcagcaccgtcgatggtcagaggggtgtgctgactgtgtgctctcctgtagtccacaaccatctcctttgtcttctccacattcagggagaggttgtggtctctgcaccactcggccagaaggtgcacctcattcctgtgtttcatctccaccggagatgagacccaccacagttgtgtcgtctgcaaacttcacaaagatgttggagttgtgtgttggcgtgcagtcatgggtaaGCCGAGTGAAGAGGAGgtggctcagcacacatccttggggagccccggtgttcattgtgatggtgctggatgtgtttctgccgacccgcactgtctgaggtctcccggtgaggaagtccagcagccagttgcacagcaaggagttcagccccagctggtccagtttgttgatgagctgctgtgggatgatggtgttgaatgctgagctgaagtctatgaacagcattcgaacgtatgagtctttattttccaggtgggtgagagctgtgtggagtgctgtggaaacagcatcactggttgaccggttgggccgatatgcaaactggaaggggtccagagagggagggagggccgttcaaagcacttcatgatgatgggtgtgagtgctactggacggtagtcattgaagcaggcagGGGTGGACTTttttggcacagggatgatcgtggtggctttgaagcaggtggggacaacagcctggctcagtgagatgttgaagatgtctgaaAACACCTCAGcaagctcctcagcacagtctctgagcacacggccaggtatgttgtcaagaccaggagctttgcgtgcgttgatctggctgagagatgtcttcacgctggcttgGGACAGgaaaaatacctggtcagtgggagaggatgtgattttttgtgcaggagtgctgttgagtgcttcaaagcctccaaagaagtcattcagctggttcagcagggagctgttgctgtcacaggtctgtggtgggggcttgtagtctgtgatggtctgtatcccccacCACAGGCTCcaggtgtccctgctgtcgctgaagtggtgggcaaccctcctggagtactgcctcttcgccttcctgatgccacgcgACAGATTGGCTCTGGCTAACCTTAGGCTGGTCtcgtcgcctcttctgaaggcagcgttcctggccctcagcagcctatAGACCttccctgtcagccatggtttctgactggctcgaatgctgacagtcctggtttcagttacatcatcaatacatttggtgatgtatgcagtgacagtctctgagtactcttggaggtcagtgcagttgttgtgagTTGCAGCCtacttaaacacatcccagtctgttgtgctgaaacagtcctgtaaagctcctgtggctccctccggccacactctcacttcttttcagaccggtttggcaacttttactAGGGGTCTAGTTTTTTACTTCAGCACTCTGAAGGGttaatgagagctgctgtggactgtatgtgaatgaaCTGTATTCTGAATAAATATCTAAACAAAGGCTCTAATGTTACCAAAAAGTGAAaccaactgtaaaaacaaaaagctttaagtgtatcattagttttagtataagaaggtgctgaactgttcagaggcttgaagcagcttgtaggagcagctaaacatcttcaggaactctaacaagtccagttgtcctgcttcaagcttttcaaaggaaatgacctggatgaatcatTGAGGTTCGGTTTTTGACAGATGAGCTACTGTCATGGAGATCAcataaactctctgttttcttctgacctttgacctgcagatctccctcaacaacactgttgtcaagtggaggatgttctggctgaccagcagctctgtaaccagaagaagaactccattctggagcaggaggaaccagaacctccacaggttaaagaggaacagcaggaagtctgcaccagtcatgaaggagagcagcatgtactgaaagagcagactgatccctctgtagtaactgctgcttatgatggaccagaaccaaaccatgacatggttctctctcacaacgctcctcaaggtaaaatgtctctaaaatgtcaaacgtgtggaaaatcctttccatatcagtcagaaattttttctctttgtcagaacctgaatgtttatgatattttctgtttgttagtgttttaatgttgcattaacTCATTTCgttgttccaggttttagatgtttccatcatcacattagtctttgtgtccatttgtccctccaggtcttcctcaacaacatgactggaaggaggaagagatcctgtctgaccagcagctctgtaaccaggacaaaagctccagtctggaccactttgacccgactgtcatccaatacaaagaagagatcaaccatcaggacccactgctgaacattatcctgacacctgagatacagttacacagaacaggtatgtgaacctacaaacaagcagtgaatcctgtGACTCATGGAGGATCCTAATCATAGCTCTGTGCTACATTTTTATTGGGGTCaatgatagaaaaaaaacagttgttaTGTTATTACATGTAAAAAGTGTGACACATCATGCGTCAATTGTTTTGAACTAGATTGTATTTTCTAAacatcacatgctgtgtttttgtgtcctttAATCCTCCAGATCTTtctcaacaacacaattataaggaggaagagcagattatagctgaccagcagctctgtaaccaggagaggaactgcagtctggcctgggaggaaccagaacccccacaggttaaagaggaacagcaggttttctgcAGCAATCAGGAGGAAGAACAGCATGTACTGAATgaggagactgagccctctataGTGACTGAAAGTAACTATATCGAACCAGAAACAAGCCGTGGCATGTGTCTGTCTCAGAATgtttttacaggaaaaaaatcccTAAAATATGAACATTGTGTAAAATCTTTTCCATGTCAGCTGAAATGTAATAGACATCAGAGAGTTGTTATAGGTGAAAAaccatgtgggaaatgttttaggaaAAGTAGTCATTTAAGTGACCACATGAGaactcacacaggtgagaagccattttcttgcaaaacatgtgggaaatgttttgttAGAAATGATAAGTTGAATCGCCatatgagaacccacacaggtgagaagccatattcttgcaaaacatgtgggaaatgtttcagCATTAATGGTCATTTAAttgtccacattaaaactcacacaggtgagaagccattttcttgcgaaacctgtgggaaatgttttggtCGAAATGATAAGTTGACtcgccacatgagaacccacacaggtgagaagccatattcttgcaaaacatgtgggaaatgttttggtCGAAATGATGATTTGAGTCGccatatgagaactcacacaggtgagaagccatttttttGCGAAAcctgtgggaaatgttttaggcGAAGCAATAGTTTAGCTGTCCACATTAGAAGCCACACATGAAGTCCTGCTCTTGTTAGATTTAAAAAATCTATATCTTTACCTTGAtatatgattttgtttttccttgtcATAAGCTGCTCAGGAAAGACCTTGAGTATTCCTTCA
This region of Parambassis ranga chromosome 2, fParRan2.1, whole genome shotgun sequence genomic DNA includes:
- the LOC114444958 gene encoding gastrula zinc finger protein XlCGF17.1-like; this encodes MVLSHDAPQVFTQQHDCKEEEALSHQQLCNQEDCSMDWEDSEPAQITEEQQVLCSRDEGEQHVLNEESATDESHHIQPDPSCDVVLSHNSPGKKYLKYFCQLEVDTNSVHRNLKLHQRVVIGEKPCGKCFRKSSHLSDHMRTHTGEKPFSCKTCGKCFVRNDKLNRHMRTHTGEKPYSCKTCGKCFSINGHLIVHIKTHTGEKPFSCETCGKCFGRNDKLTRHMRTHTGEKPYSCKTCGKCFGRNDDLSRHMRTHTGEKPFFCETCGKCFRRSNSLAVHIRSHT